The following nucleotide sequence is from Perca flavescens isolate YP-PL-M2 chromosome 20, PFLA_1.0, whole genome shotgun sequence.
CCAAGAGTAATTTATACAAACACAGAAAGTCCCATGCTCACTCAGTCAAAGCTGGAACAGTGCCACTATCAGAACTTGGGTCTTACAATGCCAACACTGACCAGGGGTCTTTTGAAGGGGAAGGCGAGTTATTCTCTGATGCTGAGCAAAGCACGGACACGGACGAGGACACTCTTAAcgacccactgctgctgctggactcTCCAGTGGAGGGATCAGATAACACTGCTGTAAAAGTACTAAATCTCATTGCTCAGAAAAAGGGAGCCACGTCAATGTCAGCTCAGGATGGTTCCTCCCAGCCCCAAGAAATGAGTGCACCTCCTGCCACTGACGAGGCTAACCGTGCAATTCAATCTTGCACAATCAAACAGAGGCTTGCACTTCGGCTGTCTGAAAAAAGAAGCAGCGACTCTGACAACAATCTGTCCCTCCCAAGTCAGTCTAGCAAGGGCAGCACGGACTCCGGCTACTTCTCGCGCTCCGAGAGTACCGAGCACCAGACTGGTCCTCCGAACACTAACGCAAAGTCCTATCAAGAAATTATGTTCGGGAAGTGCTACAGGCCAAGCCCTAAACAGACGGCAGTTTTTATGGCTTGTAGCACAGATTCAAGTGAATATACCGTGAGACACTCGGAGAAAGGTGTTTCCCGCGTTTTCACCCAAGAAAAAGACAGCGTTGAGTCGatcaaaataaacacaaagtcaTTCACGAGGGAAGAGGTAAATGAACCACAGTTAGACGCCGGCTCTGATGTGGGGACTCTGATAAGAAGCAACTCAATGCCAACATCCTCAGTAGTTTGTCTAACTATGCCTCAAGCCCTTAGAGGCAGCCACTCTTTTGATGAGAGAACAAGCACCGGGGGCATGAGGAGACTCAGGCGGCAAGCTGCTTTCGAACTCTCTGCACATGATAGCCACGCAGACGCAGACAGCCACGGAAAGATTAGCGAGAGTGGCATTTCACCTTCAGGATTTGAAATGGAAAATTACCACTCAATGGCAACTAGTATGAGCCATCACAGACATGCAATGGAACTGGCAACACGAAAGCGCcggaaagagaagagggaagaggaagaTTTGCCAGTTCAATATGAAGGCCTTCATGAACAGTGTGAAGAAATGCTTGATTCAAGTAAGGACTATGATTCAAAACAAGCTGCAGTGGGCATTATGGCATTAGGAAAAGGACATTCAAGTATGCTAATGCAGATGGACAGGTGTGACATGGAAATATCAGTGAGCCCTGAAATGTCTGGTCGGAAAACTTTAGGGAATGTAATTTCTGTTATCCAACACACAAACTCGATAAACAGGCCTTACTCTGAACAGTCAGAATCATACAAGTATCAAGGGCAGAGACAGGATAGTAATTCTTCATTTCAAGCTATAGAGGCAAGTGATTCATATGAGTTGGAAAGGAGTGATAGTAAGCTATCATTTCAAATGGGGCCCAAACTTGTACGGCAGCCCAACATACAAGTCCCAGAAATTAGGGTCACGGTAGAGCCTGACAGTCCAGAAAAAGCTCCAGAGGTGCAGGTGAAGGAGCCAGAGAAGCATGTGGAGGAGTTTCAGTGGCCTCAAAGGAGTGAAACTTTAGCACAATTCCCTCCAGaaaagctccctccaaagaagAAAAGGCTGCGCTTAGCGGATATCGAGCACTCCTCTGGTGAATCTAGTTTTGAGTCCGCCTGCACCAGTCTCTCCCGCAGCCCGAGCCAAGACAGCAACTTATCTTATAGCTCCACCTTCTCCTTTGACAGGGAGGAGAGTTTGAAGTCCGTCTCTCCAGCCAGGCAGGATGAATTTGGCAAACCACTGGAGCTCTTAGCAGTGCCAGGGAGTGGGCACTCCCTCTCTGTGCTCAACCAGCGTCAACAACATGAAATGAGACGCTCCTCCTCAGAGCAGGCGCCGTGTAACTTGCACAAGGGGTTCCCAGAGGTACGCAGCATATCATTTGACTATGGCAGCCTTTCTCCTACATCCAAAGTTAGACACGTGGACATCAGCTCTGGCCACTCGGCTgtgagggagagaaggaggggaaaCTTGGTGCGACAGGAGTCATTGAATATGGACGCTGAGGTAATACAAGTCCCATCACAAGTGTTTCCGCAGTACCTCAGCAGCACCTCCCCTCCATTCACAGCAGTTGCTGTTCTGCCGCAGACTCTGCCAATATTCTCCACCGGGAATACATTTCCCCAGCTGTCACATCCAAGCCTTTTAGTTCCTGTAAGAATACAGACTTATGTGCCATCCTATGGCAGTATCACATACACTTCAGTATCACAGATTTTCGACAATCAGTATGACAGTGTTAGCTCCACTACGTCCACTTCTCAGAATCAGAGTTCACGTTTGTCTGGAAATCTTGATTCTCATAATGCATTAGCTTTTACCAGACCACCTTCGAAGCACACCCTCAATGTTGAAGCCCTTGATTTGTCATCAGCTAAGCTCAAGACAggcatccctctctctctgacctccaGAACTATCTCAACCACTAACGCCTCCAGTGGTGGCACTAACAAACGGATGCTTTCCCCTGCTAGCAGCCTGGACCTTTTCATGGAGGTCAAGCAGCAAAAACGTGTGAAAGAGGAAAGAATGTTTGGACAGATTGTAGAGGAGCTGGGTGCTGTGGAGTTGGGAAAATGTAATTTGAGCGAAGAGAAGGGGCACAGGTCAGAGATCCAGGGTGCATCCACACCTCATGCTCAGGATGACTCGCGTAGGAGGAAATTCATCACACTTCAACAAAAAGTGACAGAAGCCACTGACCACGAAGTTGAATCAGCAATGGAAAGTAGCTCCCTGGAAACCAGCTCACCTCCCTACTCTATGATATCAGTGAGCGAAGTGAAAGAAGTTGGCATGGAGAAACGAGTGCAGATGGATATGGTGGCACAGCTGATTCCCAGTAAATACACCCTGATCTCAGACACCGAGCATTCAAGACTGTTATCTCAGTTTCCAAGTCTTCGCACGACGACAGGAGTGAGCTGGTGTTATCTCAACTACACCAAGCCGAGCTGCTCTCACAGCGACGCCCCTTTCTCCTCCGTGTACGCCACCTGGTGTGTGAGTTCCCACAACCCGAACCCTCTTGAGCTGAGTACCAATACTGCTCTGGCTCTACTGCAGTCCAAACAGAGGGGAGACAAGGTAATATACACCGTGGCCGCCATGTGTCAGCCTGGCACAGGGAAATTGGTGTCATCCCTCATCCTGTGGAGGCAGACCATGGAACAGGTGAGAAAATGATCCCATCTCTGCAGCTTTTCTATGCTTACAGTATGCATATGTATAAAACGCACCATAAGAGCAAAGCCCCCATTGATAACATATTGAAATGGTCTTGCCTAGTATCACTATTACTTGAAGTAAATACCTATAATCAAGCAGCACTTGGCAGTTTTCTACATTGGTTGCCCATCATTTCCGCAAGAGAGAAAGAAGTGTTTGAAATGTAGAAAGTTTAAAATTACCTTATTACCCAGAATTTGGCTAACTGCACACTTCAGATCTTTTGGCAGAAGGTTCAGTCACTATTGGCAAGTTTCTGGATATCATTTTCCTGCTGCCAGCTATGATGTTATAAGCTTTAATTTATCACTTGCTCTGCATTTACCCTTTGCAAAAAAAGATGTCTTGGCAGTGAAAATACCAAGCActgaaataatatattatatttaagaAAATAACGTGTGTCTTGGCAAAGGGATGCTCTTGGATTTAGGCAGATCAAATTGTTCAGCAAATCAAGATCAGATATAATATTATGACATAAAAATCATGCCACGCATAgctttcagcaaaaaaaaacaacaacatgaaaaTTAACCAAATTTAAATTATCTGTAccgggcagcagcagcaccataATTTATGTTTGCAAAACATGCTGTGTAACGCCATGTGTGACATACAATATTGGAAGTATCACATTATGTTGTCGATCCGGTGTCCACTTGAAATGGCTGTTAACAAAATGTTTGTTCATCTGATTCAGCTGCAGAGGAAACCGGAGCCCAAAGAGGTGGACATCACCTACGGGAAGAAGGTGAAAGACATCAGCTGCAGAGTGAAAACTGCCAAGGAGGagtggaaagagagggaggcttCCACCACCCAAACAGTGCCAACACGCATTAAGATCTTTGAGGGAGGGTCAGTCAAGATATTAGTTATCATAACACTTGCCAGTTCTGCTGACAGCAAATGCAGCAGCTATATTAGGATGTTAATGCATACACTATCTGTCCGTCAATGGTCTTTTTGCCTTTTCAGGActgtttaatgtatttattctttAGAAGACTGTGTCTTTCTTTCAGGTACAAGTCCAATGAAGACTATGTGTATGTCAGAGGTCGAGGCCGGGGGAAATACATTTGTGAGGAGTGTGGCATTCGCTGTAAGAAACCGAGCATGCTTAAAAAACACATCAGGACCCACACAGATGTGAGACCGTACATCTGCAGGGTCTGCAACTTTGCTTTTAAAACTAAAGGTGAGCATTCTTTAAGCTTATATAATGAAATTAATATTGACTTTATAGATGATACAAAAGACTCACTATTTATTATgatttttgtttaaaacaaatGGAAGTCTATCAGTCTTTATTTCGATTATTAAAAATGTGAGAAAATctgcaacaaaaaaatacaaaaatgtgtgtgcatatcagattttaaagaaaacattagcAGCAGCAGTAAACATTCTAGTTCTTGCTGCTATTTAGAGCCACTATTGTGCAAACTCAGCAATTGCATTCATTTCtgtcatcactttttttcatttctgggaGAATTGTCCACTTGTAGTAGGAAAAAACTAATTTGTGGGGACATAGAATTTGGGttaaaatctgtaaaaaaacaaacaaatatgctCCTTTTAGAATAAATGCGGCTATTCTTTTACTGAATAATGGTAACTTactatgttttcttttttacaggAAACCTGACTAAACATATGAAGTCAAAGGCACACATGAAGAAATGTCTTGAACTGGGAGTGTCAGTATCAATGGATGACACGGAGATACAGGAACATGGTAAGATACTGACATGTATTATATTCTTGCACATGCATGACTTATAGCGAAATAAATCCAACTAAACTTATCCATTTGTCTTTTACAGTGGACGACAGCCAACAAGAGTCCAAGGTAGTGGTCACAACCAAACACCAGTTCTCAGACGCGGACGACTCCGACGGCATGGACGAAGAAGTTGACGAAATCGACGAAGacgatgatgaggatgatgaataCGAGGGTGACTCCACTCCAAAGCTGCGTTCGAGAAGCACGAGTCCTCAGCCGTGTGGAGTTACTTCTCTGTCAGTCACAGCCACTGCCGCTACCCACGGCTATTCCCTCACCTCTCTGCCTGGCACCGATGTCCGCCAACAGTCCTCTGGCAGGCGGACGGGCTCGGACCATCGCCCCGTCCTTGCAACAGACCAGAGAGAGAAGTCCATGGACGAAGACTCTCTGACTATGCTGTCTCCAGACCAGGCCAGCTTCCTATTTGACCCCTACTCTTCTTGTCTGCTCTCTCCTGGTTGGGAGTCTCCCATCAGGGAGCCCTCCCCTTCACGTCTGCGTTACCCATCCCCGAGGCGAGAGCTCTCCCCGCGAGGTCGCTCCTCTCCCAGATGGGATACCTCCCCGCTGAGGCCTGGCTCGCCTGGCTTCACACCCATTCAGCACCTCTCCCCGGGCTCAATCGAACGACCCGTGTCTCCTGGAACAGAGCTGTCTGGAAAGCGAGAATCCTCAGTCAGAGGCCGGCAGAGAGTCGTGCTGAGGGCTGTTTCACCACGGAGAGGCTCGCACCAACACAAAGGCTGTGGTGATAAAACCAGACACCAGGCAAAGATGGAGATGGCTCATCAAGGAGTCTTTGATATGGAGATGGTATGCATCATTAACAGTCTGCACCCAGTTCAACTACACCTCTGCGAAATAGGGTTGGATACACAAATTATGTCTCACtcgttaacattgcgagataggTCATGGCCTTGgcagaggtctgcgctctccgaATGCCCTTCTCGtcggttttggtcttttcattgcCTTATCGCTTATTCGTCGTGGTGAGCGTATGTGTTCTCCAAGTGCTGTCTGAACGCTCCATTTCTCATATATCTGCATTTTTGCTAACTGTAATATATTTTCACGTGAGAAATGATCTTGGCGATGTTAAACTGCTCCTAACGCTGCCAATATGTTGTTTCAGGATCAAAGGAGCAGCTTGGCTTCCAGTCTGCCCGGTGCTGCCAGTTCCCATCACCAGAACATCCTCAGCCACCTCCCTCTTCACTCCCAGCAGCAGGCGCACAGTTTGCTCCCCGTCGTTCCTGTCGGAGGGCTCCAGATGTTACACTCCCCGCCTTCCTCCAGCACTGATGTCACCCTCTCCTCGGCTCCAAGCCCCCAGAGCAGCGAGGGCCAGCGTTGCAGCAGCAGGGAGGGATCTGTCCACGGGCCTGAGTCTGGAAGAGAGGACATCAGAGTCCAGAACCAGCTGTCGTCCCATCAGGCCGCTCAGGAGACAAGCCTTGACCCCGGGGGCGTCACGGACAGCAGACAGGAGGAGAATGTCCAGACCTGCTTGAAAGCCATCGCGTCGTTGAAGATTACCACAGAGGACCCTCACTGAAACCTCCTTTGTCTGTCTCCTTGATTTGATCCAGGAATagacccctccccaccccccacccctgctACAGCTGCAACCTTGTCGTCCTCAGCCCTTTAGGCACATAACCTCATCTTTATCCTATTAGAGGCAATATAATAACACTTTCTCTGGTCTTGCACATACTCTAGACAGCTCCTTTTAAATCTGAGTGGAGATTCAAACCTTCACAGTGAAGAAGAAACCCACCCTGTCTGATGTGCTCTTCTCTCCAGAgacttttttaaaatgattggACGAGCAGCGGGAAGTCTTGCAAGGTGGAGAATCATTCTTGGGTGCAGGTGCAATATGGAAAGATATTATGCTAATATGCCTTTGTTTGACATAGTAGTTTGCGTACAATTGcacataaattatatttatggATTCTGTACAAATGTCTTTAACATATACTCCTTCTTAGATGCATACAAACAGTgtattttactgtatgtgtacttTGAAAATAGACTGTTGTTTAATGTAACCATATCAAGGTGTGATGCAGTAGTGCAGTAAATAAAGACTATTTATAAGGGGAAAAGTATGTGTATTATGAAACAGTCTGACCAAATTTGAAGTAGACGCTTCTTGTGCAGTTTGGTGCTTCTAATCAAGCGGCAAGGGTCTGTGCCTTTATTTTgcttttcatcatttttgttATGAGGAGGTTGTTGTTGAATAAGGAAAAATGTCGAGGTACTCTTTATTCAGAAGTGTCAGCGCTGTCAGAGAGTTCgctcaaagaaaagctttttctttcttgttacgtcagttctgctGACAGACGGATGCAGCTTGATTTATGTGAAacaatcttaaaaaatgtttcttatgttgcatttttctaaatgttgtggtttttatctTGGTAAAAATGCATGGGATTTGCTATTGCACAAAAATAGAGGAAGTTAATATGTAATTATGAATACTGTaagatgtatttatatattagaACGTGAGCACTTATTGATACTGGTAAATATTTGACTACTATTTATATGGTATATCTGTACTTATGCAGCAGTGATGCAATTATGCAGTGAGCCACGCTGGCATTGCTTTCAATCTCatgtatttgctttgattaaACAGCgttatttctctctcttataCAGATGACCATAAGAACTTTATGAGTTTTGACAATGCACTTTCATCCTTTCATCTTTGATGTTTAACTGACGTGGTCAGTGAAAATAAGGGAGTAAAACATGTTATGTTCTCTTGTGGTTTTTGAAACATTCCAGTCGTTTTTTCACGTTTCTCATTTTGTGAAACATGTTGCACACAAATTCAAGGGGCTATGATGATCAGTCAATAGTATGTTTTCTTGCTTTCAAGTGTAACTGGATAAATCaatatcactttactgtaatactaAAGTAATGATGTTAACAGCGTGAGTTGGTTGACTATTGCTGTGCTTCAGCTCAAAAGTAATCATTCAACAAATGCATTACTTCTCTGTATATATACATGCGTGCATTTCTATGATTTAAACTATTTTTGCAGTGTTGAATTCTGAAAACTTTTTATGTGGATTGTTTATATCTCTTTAAGAGGGAAAAAGTCTGCAGTTGACGTAACAGATGTTTAATGAGGGCGAAAATAGCACAGTGTTGATCGCTAACACCGTGTGTctcatcttttaaaaaaagaagtgtatTCATATCTTCAGTATGTTATGTTACCAGTTTGAGAATGGATTTCAAAATCAGAAAACACTTTGTTCACTCATGTTTACATAAAAAAGGTGCACTGCTTTAATTTTGTGTTTCCCGTTTCTGAAGATGTATGTAGCTTTGATTTCATGTAATTTTATTTGTCGTGATAAACGGTGCAGAATGCTCATAAAATGTGAAGGGAAAGTGAAGCCTTCTATTTGCTTtggcatacagtatgtattcagattgtgtttttattgtgtattCATATTAATTGAACTGCTTTGTGCCTCTCATGTCTATGAAATTCCCTGTAAAACACAGAGGACAAATCATTTTACCTCTTCGCTAAGATCTtttgaggaagaaaaaaaaccctcaGTAGCCAATCTGTTGTTTAGCTATTTGCATCAAAACTGGTTAGTCAGGACGGAGTGCCTCTTTTATGCTATGGGGACTTTATTGTTTGGTGCTCTACTTTTTCAGATTAAATTCaaaattgttttaaaagaatATACTTCTAACCCAAGGATGTGTGTTgcagtttatttcattttttttaaaccttattATTCAAAATGGCTTCCATACCTTTCCTCCTGCATAAGTCATGATTGTGTAAATTAGAGCGCACAAGGAATCAGATGAAATCATTCACATTTTATCTTGAGGCGGAGTGTgaacaaaaaaaagtctctcCAGAGTGAAAAATTGGAGAGACTCCTACCAGTGACATCCTCTGGTGAAAGATGATTACTGCAGTCATAACATGGAACCAGAATAATAAATGAATGCTTCCAAAAATAGTTCTCACCTTGTGGATAATATTCAACCACTTTCAGGTTGCATCAAATTCAGCAAAGCCCATACTGCATGTGTGAAGCATATATTAAGTGAGGAAAATGACTGTGATCTTAAATCCATCTATTCTCTGGGTTTGGGAGGAGGTCTGTACTATTTCGAGCCAATCAgtgaaactgttttttttttttttctctctctctctctctctctctctctctcctgctcagTGACTATGGCTGTCAGGCCCATTTGTTAGAATAATTATGTGGCTGTTAACAGCATCCTAGCTTAAAATAAAATCAGTACTGCAATGATTTAAAGCAGCAGAGGCATAAAATGGCTGCTGAAAAGGCATTTTGattgcatacatacacacagctaCTGTGTGTGGGTTCTTGCTTAGATTTAAATCAGAGGAGCGCTATGAGGTGTCCTGGATAGAAACAGTACCTCTGTCCTCCCTCTGTGCTCAGAGTGAGCTGCATGTGCTCCTCTGGTTTATTTTGAGGTGGTCTTATCACAGCTGTTGTATTTGTGGTGGCAGCCTGTCCCAAGCCCCTCGACACTCTTCCTTTCCCCACTCTGTCCTGGTAAGACCCTGTTTGCTCGTTACCCTGCTTCTTTAGGGACATTTACACTTACACTGCATACAAAATAACCTTACATTCTGTGCTTCTGTGCTCTTCCTATTCTTAAAAGGTACTAATAACTATTTGTTTGAATTTGATGGCTATATGAAGCTTTGTTGAAACTGAGAAGGAGTAAGACTCAGTTGAGGCTTGCCTGTGTCATTTTTTAACAGAATGGAAAGAGATTCATTTAGTTTGAGCAAAACATTATTTCTACttaatatttgtttaaattatCTGACTATTGTTTCTTTggacagggaaaaaaaaatctatagtTCCCTTTATTACAGTCACTGAATTTTCATTTGGATATCTGCCTCCTATAGATATCTATATTGACTATAGATGAGGTCACTTATGTAATACCGATGTTTTTCAGAGTTGGAAATTGGCAGCTTTTGTACACACAGCCACTGACATTGACATCAATAAGAGTGgattggaaataaataaataacttgcCCATATAAAGAAGTCCCTAAAAATAGCCTGTGGGGTCTGGGACAGGTGCTATGTGCTCTGCTTGTGAAAGCAGTGTGAAGGCTGCACTAATTTTATGCACGTAAACAGGCTCTGGCTGTGAGCCTTAACAACATAAGACAGACACAATCACTGTGGTACAATAATACGCTTTGCAATCTCTTTAATTGACTGAAATTGAAACTCGCAGAgccaaaaaaagacaacattgtTTTGCCTGTTTTGATATTAAAGATCATATGCTGCCAAGACaaagaaaatactgtatgttcGTAGTAGgtgaaattatttaaaaaacaagcaTCTAACGTTTCTCACTGAGCTCATTCAGCACATAATATACAGCTGTTTCTTTGTGCCTTGCTAAAAGGCACCATTGTGGTACCTGCTGAGGGAGATAGtaatcatttattattattatggatttCATTATGGAACACTATTAGTACTATgttgattaatcatttggtctaAACAATATACCCATTATAAATCTCCACAGTCCAatgtgatgtcttcaaatgCCCTAATTTGTCTGGCCAAtaatccaaaacccaaagatattcagttaactATCACATAtcacaaagaaaagcagaaaatcctcaCGGATTtttcgcgagattaaaacgtgacaaGCTTTCTCGTCGAGGTAAAAAGTGTCTTGCGATATCAGTAcacaagtgcagagcagcagcctcGAAATTAGCATAGAAAATCCCCCGCCcgttctccaaagttgactccGAGTTTACTTTTGCAGACCGCTAACAGAAGAAA
It contains:
- the hivep2b gene encoding transcription factor HIVEP2, with protein sequence MESLETTAGVKSSTEGQDRNVAQQKCTSEAAQTRRSPSVELESKGWHEQLKEGQSRDTCGFKEMSDSGKSLQLEDQHSQTQSTSHQDYERSSYPPQSTKQFPRGRQKAVGHSVSSQSPGPASHRKSTSSPEVQQQCSHSGMDQLSEAMCKVEQKPQKPGKYVCDYCGRACAKPSVLKKHIRSHTGERPYPCVPCGFSFKTKSNLYKHRKSHAHSVKAGTVPLSELGSYNANTDQGSFEGEGELFSDAEQSTDTDEDTLNDPLLLLDSPVEGSDNTAVKVLNLIAQKKGATSMSAQDGSSQPQEMSAPPATDEANRAIQSCTIKQRLALRLSEKRSSDSDNNLSLPSQSSKGSTDSGYFSRSESTEHQTGPPNTNAKSYQEIMFGKCYRPSPKQTAVFMACSTDSSEYTVRHSEKGVSRVFTQEKDSVESIKINTKSFTREEVNEPQLDAGSDVGTLIRSNSMPTSSVVCLTMPQALRGSHSFDERTSTGGMRRLRRQAAFELSAHDSHADADSHGKISESGISPSGFEMENYHSMATSMSHHRHAMELATRKRRKEKREEEDLPVQYEGLHEQCEEMLDSSKDYDSKQAAVGIMALGKGHSSMLMQMDRCDMEISVSPEMSGRKTLGNVISVIQHTNSINRPYSEQSESYKYQGQRQDSNSSFQAIEASDSYELERSDSKLSFQMGPKLVRQPNIQVPEIRVTVEPDSPEKAPEVQVKEPEKHVEEFQWPQRSETLAQFPPEKLPPKKKRLRLADIEHSSGESSFESACTSLSRSPSQDSNLSYSSTFSFDREESLKSVSPARQDEFGKPLELLAVPGSGHSLSVLNQRQQHEMRRSSSEQAPCNLHKGFPEVRSISFDYGSLSPTSKVRHVDISSGHSAVRERRRGNLVRQESLNMDAEVIQVPSQVFPQYLSSTSPPFTAVAVLPQTLPIFSTGNTFPQLSHPSLLVPVRIQTYVPSYGSITYTSVSQIFDNQYDSVSSTTSTSQNQSSRLSGNLDSHNALAFTRPPSKHTLNVEALDLSSAKLKTGIPLSLTSRTISTTNASSGGTNKRMLSPASSLDLFMEVKQQKRVKEERMFGQIVEELGAVELGKCNLSEEKGHRSEIQGASTPHAQDDSRRRKFITLQQKVTEATDHEVESAMESSSLETSSPPYSMISVSEVKEVGMEKRVQMDMVAQLIPSKYTLISDTEHSRLLSQFPSLRTTTGVSWCYLNYTKPSCSHSDAPFSSVYATWCVSSHNPNPLELSTNTALALLQSKQRGDKVIYTVAAMCQPGTGKLVSSLILWRQTMEQLQRKPEPKEVDITYGKKVKDISCRVKTAKEEWKEREASTTQTVPTRIKIFEGGYKSNEDYVYVRGRGRGKYICEECGIRCKKPSMLKKHIRTHTDVRPYICRVCNFAFKTKGNLTKHMKSKAHMKKCLELGVSVSMDDTEIQEHVDDSQQESKVVVTTKHQFSDADDSDGMDEEVDEIDEDDDEDDEYEGDSTPKLRSRSTSPQPCGVTSLSVTATAATHGYSLTSLPGTDVRQQSSGRRTGSDHRPVLATDQREKSMDEDSLTMLSPDQASFLFDPYSSCLLSPGWESPIREPSPSRLRYPSPRRELSPRGRSSPRWDTSPLRPGSPGFTPIQHLSPGSIERPVSPGTELSGKRESSVRGRQRVVLRAVSPRRGSHQHKGCGDKTRHQAKMEMAHQGVFDMEMDQRSSLASSLPGAASSHHQNILSHLPLHSQQQAHSLLPVVPVGGLQMLHSPPSSSTDVTLSSAPSPQSSEGQRCSSREGSVHGPESGREDIRVQNQLSSHQAAQETSLDPGGVTDSRQEENVQTCLKAIASLKITTEDPH